In Zingiber officinale cultivar Zhangliang chromosome 1A, Zo_v1.1, whole genome shotgun sequence, a genomic segment contains:
- the LOC121998780 gene encoding zinc finger protein ZAT12-like: protein MAIVSSLKRSRDQEEVEGAELLLLLSLSGGVKLGAAHAQAEEKGEFECKTCSRRFATFQALGGHRTSHKRARVERPEAAKESSSLHRCGVCGVEFALGQALGGHMRRHRVMAAAAEKDRPVGEYGRGDEENKTNVGCIEFDELVGMRRSSSQYQLLPLFV, encoded by the coding sequence ATGGCAATTGTGAGCTCCTTGAAGCGATCGAGAGATCAGGAAGAGGTCGAAGGCGCggagctgctgctgctgctttcCTTGTCCGGCGGCGTGAAGCTTGGGGCGGCGCACGCGCAGGCTGAGGAGAAAGGCGAGTTCGAGTGCAAGACGTGTAGCCGGCGGTTCGCGACGTTTCAGGCGCTGGGCGGGCACCGGACGAGCCACAAGAGGGCAAGGGTGGAGCGGCCGGAGGCGGCGAAGGAGAGCAGTAGCTTGCACCGGTGCGGCGTGTGCGGGGTGGAGTTCGCGTTGGGGCAGGCGTTGGGCGGCCATATGAGGCGGCACAGGGTCATGGCGGCTGCGGCGGAGAAAGATCGGCCGGTCGGCGAGTACGGACGCGGCGACGAGGAGAACAAGACGAACGTCGGTTGTATCGAGTTCGATGAGTTGGTGGGAATGCGGCGGAGTAGCTCTCAGTACCAGCTGCTGCCATTGTTCGTCTAG